A window of the Paralichthys olivaceus isolate ysfri-2021 chromosome 5, ASM2471397v2, whole genome shotgun sequence genome harbors these coding sequences:
- the coil gene encoding coilin, with amino-acid sequence MAANSNGFIRVRLVFDYPPPAVMHCRMSWLLVDLKACRVVADLESVIRDKFELSSGTILSLFIDDCYLPHTEHIFVVRDNDSVRVKVEYLPPVKCHSSSPDTSSKKCKKRQRPKEDDGPGGTEESVDWKEKKRKKRSEESLKGEAKQASGDKRSKKSQEKHAEKKKMKKAKEKSPAAIPKPAPSTKQNSDSVEQPVKRPKKPPAAQGKIQSKKPTASSSDSSSSSSSDEDEAPKRAPAPKPAPKTPASTSASFMAHPVVKPTITKSQPAITKSQPAITKSRPASSSSSETDSSSDEAPSVKKVPAKNKPSTPSSPKSRINNKPKSQQASSTPQSTTCAQTQADSAAPPLVGKVAEPCNSDQEEEIQLVIRKPMLPPGFGVGGLRSPWRGCTRGKSGRGGHGDRGRGEGRGFVRGQTGSFEFSCNGSKEPSYQTDSLSNKSVVVQNGVESGPKQDYSSLPLLAAPPPVGQRIAFKLLELGENYTPEISEYKEGKIVSFDLTTKQIELELLHASQAPVEPGKFDLVYQNADGSESVEYAVSRGAWVTERWDSLLEPRLII; translated from the exons ATGGCTGCCAACAGCAACGGCTTCATCCGCGTGCGCCTGGTGTTCGACTACCCTCCCCCGGCCGTGATGCACTGCCGCATGAGCTGGCTGCTCGTGGACCTGAAGGCGTGTCGCGTGGTGGCGGATCTGGAGAGCGTCATCAGGGACAAGTTCGAGCTGAGCTCCGGAACCATCCTGAGCCTCTTCATAGACGACTGCTACCTGCCGCACACGGAGCACATCTTCGTGGTGCGGGACAACGACAGCGTCAG GGTGAAGGTGGAGTATCTGCCCCCGGTGAagtgtcacagcagctctccAGACACATCaagtaaaaagtgtaaaaagagacagagacccAAAGAGGACGATGGGCCCGGAGGAACTGAAGAGAGTGTGGActggaaggaaaagaagaggaaaaaacgGAGCGAGGAGAGTCTTAAGGGTGAGGCCAAACAGGCGTCAGGGGACAAGAGGAGTAAGAAGTCACAAGAAAAGCacgcagagaaaaagaagatgaagaaggcCAAGGAAAAGAGCCCTGCTGCCATCCCCAAACCAGCTCCATCCACAAAACAAAATTCAGATAGTGTTGAGCAGCCAGTTAAAAGACCCAAGAAGCCCCCAGCAGCACAAGGAAAAATACAAAGCAAAAAGCCCACAGCGTCTTCTTCAGATtccagtagcagcagcagtagtgatgaagatgaagctcCCAAAAGAGCACCTGCTCCAAAACCAGCCCCCAAGACACCCGCGTCCACCTCTGCTAGTTTCATGGCACATCCAGTCGTTAAACCCACCATAACAAAATCACAACCTGCCATAACAAAATCACAACCTGCCATAACAAAATCACGACCTGCCTCTTCATCGTCTTCAGAAACGGATTCCTCCTCCGATGAGGCCCCCAGCGTCAAAAAAGTCCCAGCAAAAAACAAACCTTCGACCCCTTCATCTCCAAAAAGCAGAATAAACAACAAACCCAAATCCCAGCAGGCGTCCTCCACACCGCAGTCCACAACCTGTGCACAGACGCAGGCTGACAGCGCGGCCCCGCCTCTTGTTGGCAAAGTCGCGGAGCCTTGTAACTCAGACCAGGAAGAGGAGATCCAGCTGGTCATCCGAAAACCGATGCTGCCTCCAGGGTTCGGTGTGGGGGGGCTTCGGTCACCTTGGAGAGGCTGCACCCGTGGAAAAAGCGGGCGTGGTGGTCATGGAGACAGGGGACGGGGTGAAGGTAGAGGGTTCGTCAGAGGTCAGACTGGCAGCTTTGAGTTCAGCTGTAATGGATCCAAGGAGCCAAGCTACCAGACCGATTCACTGAGCAACAAGTCAGTGGTCGTCCAg AATGGAGTGGAGAGTGGCCCCAAACAGGACTACAGCTCTCTGCCCCTGCTGGCCGCCCCCCCTCCGGTGGGGCAGAGGATTGCCTTCAAG ctgCTGGAGCTTGGTGAGAACTATACACCAGAAATATCAGAATACAAG GAGGGAAAGATTGTGAGCTTCGACCTAACAACCAAACAGATTGAGCTGGAACTCCTTCATGCCTCTCAAG CTCCTGTGGAGCCCGGAAAGTTCGACCTGGTCTATCAGAACGCTGATGGCTCGGAGAGCGTAGAGTACGCTGTGTCCAGAGGTGCTTGG gTGACAGAGCGGTGGGATTCCCTACTGGAACCAAGGCTGATCATTTAA